A DNA window from Pyrus communis chromosome 3, drPyrComm1.1, whole genome shotgun sequence contains the following coding sequences:
- the LOC137729893 gene encoding uncharacterized protein: MEDKGKGSERWNGAIGNLTEMAFNLESLQKLLLKKAVFVEEETFAKASLCSEQARTIKVLEQRVETLERELDAAITAAARARAEKRQAEAAEKAAELHAQEVTKELENTSKVFELHMEELRAKQEEIAKRDKEIKLLEAIIQTLGGKESSSH; encoded by the coding sequence ATGGAGGACAAGGGCAAAGGAAGCGAAAGATGGAACGGAGCCATAGGCAATCTGACAGAAATGGCTTTCAATTTGGAGTCACTTCAGAAGCTGCTCCTTAAAAAGGCCGTCTTTGTTGAAGAGGAGACCTTCGCTAAAGCTTCACTTTGTTCCGAGCAAGCTCGAACCATCAAGGTTCTTGAACAAAGGGTAGAAACTTTGGAAAGAGAACTTGATGCTGCCATTACAGCTGCTGCTCGTGCTCGTGCAGAAAAACGACAGGCCGAGGCAGCAGAAAAGGCAGCTGAATTGCATGCGCAGGAAGTTACAAAAGAGCTCGAGAACACCTCAAAGGTCTTTGAGCTGCACATGGAAGAGTTGCGTGCCAAGCAAGAAGAAATCGCCAAGCGCGACAAGGAAATCAAACTTTTGGAAGCTATAATTCAGACGCTTGGGGGAAAAGAATCGTCCTCGCATTGA